Genomic window (Tenrec ecaudatus isolate mTenEca1 chromosome 16, mTenEca1.hap1, whole genome shotgun sequence):
CCTTCACCAGGACAAGCCTTCGAAGGCATGAGGGCGCATGCCCAGAACAGCAGGCATTGTCACGTGGGGCTATCGCTCAGCGATTGGTTCCTTGGCGCTGGTCCCGCCCCTATCCTCCTGGGCGATTGGCTCCCCTCTTCCGATCTCCGCGGTGATTGGCTGAAGCCGGTTTGGAAGGGGTGATGGTTACagatgctgaggaaacctccgtctGGCGCGCGGCCCCTCGTGGGGAGAGCGGACCATTCAGCCTTCCTGCTCCTCGACGGGCCCTGAACTCCATTGCGCTGCCCTTCCAGGGGCCCTTCCACCCACGGTGACCCGAGAAGGTGGGCCCGCCGCCCGGGAGCCCTTGCGATGGAGGCCCTGGACGAGTTCGATCACGAGTTCCCTCAGAGGGTGACTTTCTGCCAGCGCATCTCTGAGGATGACTTCGAGAGGCAGGCGGCCACCTGCACGGAGCGCGCGTTGCGGCGCCTCTTCCGCACCATGGACCGCAACCCCGCGCTGGCCGAGCGGGTCGTACGCAAGGGCAAGCAGGACGAATGCGAGCGGGGCGGGCTGCTGTCCTTCCTCCGGGTGAGGCTGGGGGGCACCCGCTGCTGACCCCAAGGCCGAGGGCGGGTTTGGGGTGTCACTGTGTCCTGGTCCCTGCTGCCTCATgttcgcttcctccccccatcgcGGTGATCTCAGGGGGCAGCCGAGATGACGGGAGTGGGGGGCTGTAGGGCATCCGGGGAGCGTGCAGCGGCTGACCGTGGGCCCCACACAGGCCAAGTTCTTCTACGCCATTCAAGGGGAGCTGAACCACTGCAACAGCGTGGATGCCCTGGAGCTGCGCCTGCGCCTGGAACAGCTGAAGCGGCGCATCCACCGGGCCCACCTCTACGCCCAAGGTAGGGCCCCAGACTCCACCGGGCTAAGACGGGGGTCCAATCGGACAAGTCAAGGCCGACTCTGTTGCTTCCTGGCTGTGTGACCCTGAGCAAACTGGGTCAGAGTCCCAGGGGTTCCACCACCCTCTCTCCAACCATCTGTACGGCTATTTTCTCTCAGCACTTTTTTAAGAGCAGTTTTTATTGGTcactggacaccatctagttttttCCAGTCACAGAGTCTTAGAGGCTGAGGTCTGCAGAGTTCATTAGACTTTGGGCCTGAGTATCCCTtctctgattttcttcactcttctttcctccgaaTGGAGAACCCAGTTAACTTTGTAGCTGCTCAGAAGCTTTTTAAGAGAGCAGTCAGTACACACCAAAGTTAAGATGTGGACCATTATCTCTGTGGGCTATATGATGTCAATTGATTTTGTCTCCTGAGCCTCTGGTCTTGAGCTCCATGCGCAGTGAGTCATAGGGAacaagctgtttttttttttttcttactttttttttttttttatgggaaCAAGCTGTTTTGATGGCTTGTACGAGGGGCTCATTCCCACTGCCTTGCCTTGCTGGCGATTGCCAGTGCTGGTGGAATGGCAGATATTGAATATAGGAGAAACCTAGAGCAGGGAGATTCAAGGGGGATGTCCCCAGTGTCCCCCTCAAAGATTCTTTCTCTAAGCCCAATCCTTTGTCTTTTCATTAGGGTTTCTCACAGAAAGGAACCTTCTCCCCATAGACTCGATGGTTCCTAACTTGGTGTGGTCCTTGGGCTCACTTTAGAGGCCCGAGTCTCCAAACGGGTCTTGGCCAACTTAATGGCACCCTATGTGTGCTTGGGAGGTGGGCAGCAGACTGATGCTTCAAAGCCAAACCCGTCCCTTCCTGGCTGTCCTCAGATCAGGTCGTCCGGGTGTGCGTTCTGCCTGTACCTTGCACAGCTACAGTTTCTGGTCCCATTTACACCTTACAAAGGACCTTTGTCCTTGGGGCTTTCATGGGGTCAGTAAGGCAGTAATGTGTTGGTACCTCCCAACAGGAGGATATCAGGTGGCAGTCTccaggggtggagtgggggcagCCTACCTCCCCTCCTTGTTGGAGGGATGGTGGGAAAAGTTAACCCCATACCACTGTGCTTGGGCCCCCAATCTTTGGTTATAGATgccaaaaagaagagaaagaagccCAAATTGAAGAAACTGGAGCCCATCTTCTTGCGGGACCAGGCAACCTCCCCATGTCTGCCACCACCGCTGCTGCCTCGACCTGCCACCACCGTGACCTCTGTGGTGGCCCCAACTCCACCTGTCTACACTATGCCCAGGGTCTTTGGCCCCTTCCCTCCGCTGTCTAACACGTCGGTCAGTGGGAATATCTCCCTCCACTGGTGGCTCTGGGAGGGACAGCGTCTGGCCCTTCTACTCTATTCAGGGCAGCACCCACACACCCCTGTCCTCTACAGAGCTGCCTTTTTGAGCTAAGTCTTCGGTGGACAATGTAGTTAAAGGAGCAGGTGGGCGTTAGGGGCTCCCTTTTCTGGCGTCAGCCTGAGCAAGGCAGATCTGAGGCTCCCACAGAGCTGGTAGAAACCATGAGCCTTTCATGTCTCCAGCCTCCCCACAGGGGTGTCCTTTGCACCCTAATGCCCTTTATGTAGGGCCCAGCCTGCCCCGTCTGCCCCTCCTGCTTTCTCTCAGCTGACACACATCACTTCAGCTCTTTTCTCCAGGCTAAGTTAGAGCCTCTGTAGGCAGCCTCTTCCACCCATGCCATCCCCTGACCTTCTCCAGAAGTGAGCTCAGGGTGTGTTGGGTGTGTTCGATGTGATTGCGGAATGGAGGGaaaaggtgggtgggggggagttgTTTGTAAAAGAGGCCTGGCCCTTGAACTTGCCAAAGTGTCCTTTGCTTCTTGCAGGTAGAGAAGGTGGATGTTTCGAATACTGAAGCGAACTTTAACTGGACTGGCCTGCCATCCAACCCAAAGAGGTGGGGAGGGTTTGTTCTGATTGGAGTAAAAACAGAAAGGCAGactttgggggggtggggcaccTCCCACGTGCTAGGCTCAGTTGTCTTTCTTCCCCCGCTCTTCCTAACAGCCCTGTGTTGTTGTGTCTCTCACTTTTCAAAAGGCCTCAGAGGAGTCTGGGAGTTGCTGTGCCCATTTCGTGGATGTTGACGCAGAGGCTGGGTGGGCTTACGATGCTGTAAAGCAGAGTTGCCAGGGCTGCCTGGGCATCGGGAACTGACATGTCCCCTTCTGCCTTGCTTTGCAGCCACATGGTTGACCTAACCCCCCTGGTCCTCAACCCTGGAGGGTTCCATTTCTCCTACCTGTCTGGGAACACTGCTCACAAGCTTCACTGTCCTGCCTTCCCCTGGTAAGCTTGCTTCCTTGTCTCCACTAGGTGGGAGCAAGgtgctgccctctgccctggcccTTTCTGACCGGCATGATGGAAAAATGTTCCTATCTACTTCCAGGAATGACCCTAAGGACATAATCGGGGTGATGCTGAGAAATTGGAACCAGCTGAACAGAAAGGGAGCAAGGCCATCAGTTTTAGGGGCGAGCCCTTAGATTTATATacaaaggtggggggtggaggggcacgGACTAGTGATTGCGCCTTAGGAGTTTACTCAATGtgagtttcattgcctgcttttttttttttttccaccatGTTAAGCATTTCCTGTGTTGTGAATGTGATTCTCAGGTCTTGGTGTCTACTGGTtagtgattgttgttgttgtttaatggcAGAAACTCTTAAGTTCTCTATTGATACAAGGGTCTTAGTTTCTTAGTGCTAACAGGGCAGGAAGTACTGCAAGTGGGTGCTCTTCTCGCAGTTGAGAAAACAAAacgaaaccaaatccactgctgtcCGGCTATAGAggccacctcatagcaaccctgcgtaggatttctgagcctgtaaatctctgtggaagcagataGCCACACTGTTCTCCTTTGgattggctggtagatttgaactgctgaccttgcacttagcagcccacagcatcaccagggctgacAGGTTAGGCGGCTAGAAGTCTGTATTTAGGGAGAGGCTCTTTCTGGTTgttgtgtgcagaaggctatggatgacagggaaaacccaaaatccattttccgaGTCTTCCAAGTAGATTaaccctccattgaattccttctgatcattgGTCAGAGATTGAATAGTCTAACTTTCAGGCAGCATGCATTGGAAGTAGATTGCTGATACTCCtttccagccagcccagggagggtctCCCTTGGGCCTtgtctgggtgtgtccttgatggagatccgCTTACTGGTGGTCTCACAGTCTTGACTTGTGCCCAGGGTATatgtcctgactggctcatttggAAGGCTAAGGACCAGTCTTGTAAGCTCCTTTGTCTAAATCATgtatgtgtcccaatcatggtcccattCCCGAACCTGTCGTCCCACCTGTTacactgtgatgtattgatctgctactcgtgcttttgtgattgattccttTGAGTTCTGAGTAG
Coding sequences:
- the LOC142429644 gene encoding uncharacterized protein LOC142429644, whose amino-acid sequence is MEALDEFDHEFPQRVTFCQRISEDDFERQAATCTERALRRLFRTMDRNPALAERVVRKGKQDECERGGLLSFLRAKFFYAIQGELNHCNSVDALELRLRLEQLKRRIHRAHLYAQDAKKKRKKPKLKKLEPIFLRDQATSPCLPPPLLPRPATTVTSVVAPTPPVYTMPRVFGPFPPLSNTSVEKVDVSNTEANFNWTGLPSNPKSHMVDLTPLVLNPGGFHFSYLSGNTAHKLHCPAFPWTSACKGTPNTDETPSPHVKASIFTPPVLLKFQPVPRPKDDSENDPGNSEGAPHPRSP